In one Anaerolineae bacterium genomic region, the following are encoded:
- the amrB gene encoding AmmeMemoRadiSam system protein B: MASLELKGVRKPVIAGTWYPGRPEELNRMISSFLAKVEIEPVPGELVGLVAPHAGYIYSGQVAAYAYKQIEGRSFETVVVVHPSHRLYLDGYALTAAAFYETPLGQIPLDGEVIAELDEELKFTFLRSDQEHSLEIQLPFLQYVLGNFKLVPVMMGDQSWDRCQKLASALVKVLKGKQALLVASSDLSHFYSYRIAVSLDKVVLNHVESYDPEGLARAITSGKAEACGGGPIVAVMLASKELGADRAKVLKYANSGDVTGDFGSVVGYMAAAFYREAT; the protein is encoded by the coding sequence ATGGCCAGCCTTGAACTTAAAGGGGTAAGAAAGCCGGTTATAGCTGGCACGTGGTACCCGGGAAGGCCTGAGGAGCTAAACCGAATGATTTCCAGTTTTCTGGCGAAGGTTGAAATTGAGCCTGTCCCGGGGGAACTGGTGGGCCTTGTGGCCCCTCACGCCGGGTACATCTACTCAGGCCAGGTGGCAGCTTATGCGTACAAGCAAATTGAAGGCCGCTCCTTTGAGACCGTAGTAGTAGTCCATCCCAGCCACAGGCTTTACCTGGATGGTTATGCTCTCACAGCTGCTGCTTTCTACGAAACCCCTTTAGGCCAGATCCCACTGGATGGAGAGGTTATCGCCGAACTGGACGAAGAACTTAAGTTCACTTTCTTGCGCTCAGATCAGGAGCACTCCCTTGAAATACAGCTCCCGTTCCTTCAGTATGTACTGGGAAACTTCAAACTCGTTCCAGTGATGATGGGAGATCAATCCTGGGATCGGTGTCAGAAGCTGGCCTCGGCTCTGGTTAAAGTGTTGAAAGGCAAACAAGCCCTATTGGTGGCAAGCTCTGACCTTTCTCACTTTTACTCTTACCGAATTGCCGTTTCACTTGACAAAGTAGTGTTAAACCATGTAGAGAGTTATGATCCGGAAGGGCTGGCCAGAGCCATAACCTCAGGTAAAGCCGAGGCTTGCGGAGGAGGCCCCATTGTGGCTGTGATGCTCGCCTCTAAAGAGCTTGGGGCCGATAGGGCTAAAGTGCTTAAGTATGCTAACTCTGGTGATGTAACTGGAGACTTTGGAAGTGTAGTGGGCTATATGGCTGCTGCCTTTTACCGTGAGGCTACTTGA
- a CDS encoding ABC transporter substrate-binding protein, producing MRKLALLSGLLIVLSIIAASCAPRPGVIKIGLNVELTGGIPVVGQSCKNAAELFVEEVNKAGGIEVGGRKYTIQLLIEDNEDKAESAAAAALKLHTEGVLLMIGPNASRNAIPASEVAEANKMPMITPWSTNPKTTLDPKTGAPKKYVFRACFIDDFQGAVAAKLAVDLGVKKPAVLFDVASEYNKGIAEFFKKTIEQLGYPVVAYETYTKGDKDFSAQLTKIINSGADGLFLPNYYTEVPLQVQQARKLGFKGIIFGSDSWGNLELIDLCGPDCDGLFFTTHYAPDIATPKAQAFIKAYEAKYGKTPDDVAALTYDAFGLAVTAIKQAGKIDREAVVAALRGITQYEGVTGVMEYRGTGDPIKSAVVLKVDVPGRKFTYYTTAKP from the coding sequence ATGAGAAAGTTGGCTTTGCTCTCAGGTTTGCTCATCGTTCTGAGCATTATAGCTGCATCGTGCGCCCCCAGGCCTGGTGTCATCAAGATAGGACTCAACGTTGAGCTCACTGGAGGAATTCCTGTAGTAGGTCAGTCCTGCAAAAATGCTGCAGAGCTCTTCGTTGAAGAGGTAAACAAGGCGGGGGGGATTGAAGTAGGAGGCCGCAAGTATACCATTCAACTTCTGATTGAGGACAACGAAGACAAAGCAGAATCTGCCGCCGCTGCTGCCCTTAAGCTCCACACCGAAGGTGTTCTCCTCATGATTGGTCCTAACGCCAGCCGCAATGCTATTCCCGCCTCGGAAGTGGCCGAAGCCAACAAGATGCCCATGATTACCCCATGGTCTACCAACCCCAAGACTACTCTCGACCCCAAGACCGGAGCACCCAAGAAGTACGTCTTCAGAGCCTGTTTCATTGACGATTTCCAGGGAGCTGTGGCGGCTAAGCTGGCTGTGGATTTGGGTGTGAAGAAGCCGGCCGTCCTCTTTGACGTAGCCTCCGAATACAACAAGGGGATCGCTGAGTTCTTCAAGAAGACGATAGAGCAGCTGGGTTACCCTGTGGTTGCTTACGAAACCTACACCAAGGGTGATAAAGACTTCTCAGCTCAGCTCACCAAGATCATAAACTCAGGCGCTGATGGCCTCTTCCTCCCCAACTACTACACCGAAGTGCCCCTCCAGGTCCAGCAGGCCAGGAAACTGGGCTTCAAGGGCATAATCTTTGGAAGCGACTCCTGGGGTAACCTGGAGCTCATTGACCTCTGCGGTCCCGATTGTGACGGCCTGTTCTTCACTACTCACTATGCCCCGGACATCGCCACCCCGAAAGCTCAGGCCTTTATTAAGGCCTACGAAGCTAAGTATGGCAAGACCCCCGATGATGTGGCTGCCCTGACCTATGACGCTTTCGGCCTTGCGGTTACGGCTATCAAGCAGGCTGGAAAAATTGACCGGGAGGCCGTAGTGGCTGCTCTCAGGGGCATCACTCAATACGAAGGAGTGACGGGCGTCATGGAGTACAGGGGCACCGGAGACCCCATCAAGAGCGCCGTTGTCCTTAAAGTAGATGTTCCGGGTAGGAAGTTCACCTACTACACTACGGCCAAGCCGTAA
- a CDS encoding branched-chain amino acid ABC transporter permease produces MQAFLQQILNALQLGSVYALIALGYSMVYGIITLINFAHGDIFMVSTYVAFFVGSALMAYALKLPGLITFLLTMFASMMFTAFLAVVIERFAYRPLRKAPRVSAVITALGVGLFLENFTLATIGPHPRFLPPIIPVQRFTIGGIATSNIQLIIIFVSAIVMFLLDTIVRRTMVGMAMRAISWDKFTVPLMGVPMDRIISITFALGASIAAVGGTLYGFVYTIDPYMGIRIGWWAFISAVVGGIGNIRGAMLGGYLLGLVEIFTPVILPSSTYRDFVAFSMLLLLLVFRPYGLLGRPVTQKV; encoded by the coding sequence ATGCAAGCCTTCCTGCAACAGATTCTTAATGCCTTACAGCTGGGAAGTGTCTATGCCCTTATCGCCCTTGGATACTCAATGGTTTACGGCATCATTACCCTTATAAACTTCGCCCACGGCGACATCTTTATGGTCAGCACCTATGTGGCTTTCTTTGTGGGTTCTGCTCTGATGGCCTATGCCCTCAAACTTCCAGGCCTCATCACTTTCCTTCTTACCATGTTTGCTTCCATGATGTTTACCGCTTTTTTGGCAGTGGTAATTGAGCGCTTTGCTTATAGGCCATTGCGAAAAGCCCCAAGAGTATCGGCGGTAATAACGGCTCTGGGAGTAGGACTTTTCCTGGAAAACTTCACCCTGGCCACCATTGGACCTCACCCTCGCTTCCTTCCTCCCATAATTCCAGTCCAGCGTTTTACAATTGGTGGCATAGCTACTTCCAATATCCAGCTCATCATAATTTTTGTCTCAGCTATTGTTATGTTCCTTCTGGATACTATCGTCCGACGCACCATGGTGGGGATGGCGATGCGAGCTATCTCGTGGGATAAATTTACCGTTCCCCTTATGGGGGTCCCAATGGACCGTATAATTTCTATAACTTTTGCTCTGGGGGCTTCTATTGCTGCCGTTGGGGGGACTTTGTACGGCTTTGTTTACACTATTGACCCCTACATGGGGATAAGGATAGGGTGGTGGGCTTTCATTTCGGCGGTAGTAGGGGGGATAGGCAATATCAGGGGAGCTATGTTGGGAGGTTATTTGCTGGGGCTCGTGGAAATCTTCACCCCTGTCATTTTGCCTTCCTCCACTTACAGGGACTTTGTGGCTTTCTCTATGCTATTGCTTCTGCTGGTCTTCCGGCCTTATGGCCTCTTGGGTCGACCCGTAACTCAGAAAGTGTGA
- a CDS encoding branched-chain amino acid ABC transporter permease: MEKVSGLLSPVRNFWNSFYSAWPDPVKKAFTPGLVGLLFFIMLVFPALGLINLYWQQVLIYVGINIILTLSLNLVNGYMGEFSVGHAGFMAVGAYVSSILTVWVLPKLGLSAYAPYLFPLVLIIGGLAAGLSGLIIAFPSFRTRGDYLAIVTLSWNMIVKSILENIEAVGGPRGFMGMPKLTNLAWVYVWVVITIWFIRNLVYSNYGRGALSIREDEIAASLVSVDTRKVKIVIFVIASFFAGIAGGLYAHVLLFINPRAFSILKSTDILVMVYLGGIGSIGGSILGATIYTVLLELLRPLQVWRWVIGPLLLVLLMIFRPRGIMGMREWGFLVPPEERPETWRKERETIILPRLASTRANPER, from the coding sequence ATGGAAAAAGTTAGCGGCTTACTTTCCCCCGTAAGAAATTTCTGGAATTCTTTTTACTCCGCATGGCCGGATCCTGTTAAGAAAGCCTTTACCCCTGGGCTCGTAGGGTTGCTTTTCTTCATTATGTTGGTCTTTCCGGCACTGGGGTTAATTAACCTTTACTGGCAACAAGTGCTCATATACGTGGGAATTAACATCATCCTCACCCTGAGCCTGAACCTGGTCAACGGTTACATGGGGGAGTTCTCGGTGGGCCATGCAGGTTTCATGGCCGTTGGGGCCTATGTATCCTCTATCCTTACGGTATGGGTTTTGCCTAAATTGGGCCTCTCGGCTTATGCCCCTTATCTCTTCCCCCTGGTTCTTATCATTGGGGGATTGGCTGCGGGGCTTAGCGGGCTGATAATCGCTTTCCCCTCCTTCCGTACAAGGGGTGACTACCTGGCTATCGTTACTCTATCTTGGAACATGATAGTAAAAAGCATATTGGAAAACATAGAGGCCGTAGGTGGGCCGAGAGGCTTTATGGGCATGCCCAAGCTTACAAACCTGGCTTGGGTTTACGTGTGGGTGGTCATAACTATATGGTTCATCCGTAATCTGGTTTACTCCAACTACGGAAGGGGAGCTCTTTCCATAAGAGAAGACGAGATAGCCGCTTCTTTGGTGAGCGTTGATACCCGTAAGGTTAAAATTGTTATCTTCGTTATCGCTTCTTTCTTTGCTGGGATCGCTGGTGGGCTTTACGCTCACGTTCTCCTCTTCATTAACCCCAGGGCCTTCAGTATTCTCAAATCCACCGATATTTTGGTCATGGTATACCTGGGAGGAATAGGAAGCATAGGGGGGTCCATCCTTGGCGCTACAATCTACACCGTTCTTCTGGAACTTTTAAGGCCCCTCCAGGTTTGGCGCTGGGTTATTGGTCCGCTCCTTCTGGTCCTTTTGATGATTTTCAGGCCAAGAGGGATAATGGGAATGAGGGAGTGGGGGTTCCTGGTCCCTCCAGAAGAGAGGCCGGAAACCTGGCGTAAGGAGAGGGAAACCATCATTCTGCCCAGGCTGGCTTCCACTCGAGCAAATCCTGAAAGGTGA
- a CDS encoding ABC transporter ATP-binding protein, with the protein MPILKIRGLTHYFGGLRAVYDFNLDLEEGELIGIIGPNGAGKTTVFNLITGVYRPTAGEIIFNGHSLVGKRPEQIIALGIARTFQTLRLFKNLTVLDNVRIARFSRIKYSPLEAMFKVGKRARESEREARLKSMELLEIMGLADKADWLASSLPYGLQKRLEIARALASEPRLLLLDEPATGMNPAEVSELMELIKWIRREFGLTIILIEHQMKVVMGICERIKVLDFGETIAEGSPVEIQNNPRVIEAYLGEEAII; encoded by the coding sequence ATGCCTATCCTTAAGATAAGAGGTCTAACTCATTATTTTGGGGGGTTACGAGCAGTCTACGATTTTAATCTGGACCTGGAAGAGGGAGAGCTTATCGGGATAATAGGACCAAATGGGGCCGGGAAAACCACCGTTTTTAACCTCATAACGGGTGTCTACCGTCCAACGGCTGGAGAAATTATTTTCAATGGGCATAGCCTGGTTGGTAAGAGGCCAGAACAGATTATCGCTCTTGGAATTGCACGCACCTTCCAGACTCTGCGCCTGTTTAAGAACCTGACGGTCCTGGACAACGTGCGCATTGCCAGGTTCTCAAGGATAAAATATTCTCCCCTGGAAGCTATGTTTAAAGTCGGGAAAAGGGCGAGGGAAAGCGAAAGAGAAGCGAGACTTAAGTCGATGGAGCTTCTGGAAATAATGGGCCTTGCTGATAAGGCCGATTGGTTGGCCTCAAGCTTGCCCTACGGGCTCCAGAAGAGATTGGAAATAGCTCGGGCGCTGGCCAGCGAGCCACGCCTTCTCCTCCTGGATGAACCAGCCACAGGGATGAACCCTGCAGAAGTTTCGGAGCTTATGGAGCTTATCAAGTGGATCCGGCGCGAATTTGGCCTTACCATAATCCTTATAGAGCACCAGATGAAAGTAGTAATGGGAATTTGCGAAAGGATAAAGGTTCTGGACTTTGGCGAGACTATAGCCGAGGGGTCACCGGTTGAAATCCAGAATAACCCCAGGGTTATAGAGGCCTATCTTGGGGAGGAGGCCATAATATGA
- a CDS encoding ABC transporter ATP-binding protein, protein MKGDVLLRVEDLHVSYGVIKALRGISFEVREGEIVTLIGANGAGKSTTLRAISRLIPIDKGTIVFNGVDLRNVPPHKVVELGISHVPEGRGIFANLTVMENLKLATWARKDHKEIKKDYERVFALFPRLVERKNQLAGTLSGGEQQMLAVARALMSRGRLMLLDEPSMGLAPVLVREFFNTLKEINAQGTTILLVEQNARQALKLAHKGYVLETGVIVLSGTAEELINNPEVKKAYLGG, encoded by the coding sequence ATGAAAGGGGACGTCTTGCTTCGGGTGGAGGACCTGCACGTCTCCTACGGGGTGATCAAAGCCCTTAGGGGCATTTCCTTCGAGGTCAGGGAAGGGGAAATCGTTACTCTTATCGGGGCCAATGGGGCTGGCAAATCCACAACCCTCAGAGCTATTTCCCGCCTTATCCCCATAGATAAAGGCACGATTGTATTCAATGGGGTGGATCTCAGGAACGTTCCTCCCCACAAAGTAGTGGAACTGGGGATATCCCATGTGCCGGAGGGAAGAGGGATTTTTGCCAACCTTACTGTTATGGAGAACCTGAAGCTGGCTACCTGGGCAAGGAAAGACCATAAAGAAATAAAGAAGGATTATGAACGAGTATTTGCCCTGTTTCCGCGATTAGTGGAAAGGAAAAACCAGCTGGCTGGAACCCTTTCCGGTGGGGAACAGCAGATGTTAGCTGTGGCTCGGGCTTTGATGAGCCGGGGCCGCTTAATGCTTCTGGATGAGCCCTCTATGGGCCTCGCGCCAGTTCTGGTAAGGGAATTCTTCAATACCCTAAAGGAGATAAATGCTCAAGGTACCACAATCCTCCTGGTAGAACAGAACGCCCGCCAGGCTTTAAAGCTTGCCCATAAAGGGTATGTTCTGGAAACGGGCGTGATTGTCCTTTCGGGGACGGCCGAAGAACTTATTAATAATCCAGAGGTTAAGAAGGCTTACCTCGGAGGATAA
- the alr gene encoding alanine racemase: protein MPAGCPSCPSWAEISLDAIEANVRNIKSFIGEKCELIAVVKANAYGHGAVPVAQIALEAGASRLAVARASEGIRLRQAGIEAPILVMNYIPLAEIPQAVRYNLTPTLMTLEQARAFSQEAIKAGRNWPVHIKVDTGLGRFGLLPEEVMDFVKAVASLPGLTLEGFYTHFSVADELNQDSTNYTFRQFEIFMGLSEKLERAGFHFPLRHVCNSAATMRFPSMHLEAVRVGIILYGLRPSEEIEPPFLLSPALSLKARVARVRVLPANFPVSYGRTYVTTRPTPVALVPVGYGDGYHRLISNRGFVLIKGVRVPIIGRICMDQFVVDVSGVDGVREEDEVVLIGEQGGERISAEEVARWAETINYEVVASLTSRLPRVYIRRGEILAHHSDF, encoded by the coding sequence ATGCCCGCAGGATGCCCTTCATGCCCCTCCTGGGCTGAGATAAGCCTTGACGCCATTGAAGCTAATGTAAGGAATATAAAGTCTTTCATTGGTGAAAAATGTGAACTCATAGCGGTAGTAAAAGCTAATGCTTATGGCCATGGAGCCGTTCCTGTAGCTCAAATTGCCCTTGAAGCTGGTGCTTCCAGGCTGGCAGTGGCTCGCGCATCCGAAGGGATCAGGCTACGTCAGGCGGGAATAGAGGCGCCAATTTTAGTGATGAATTATATCCCTTTAGCTGAAATACCCCAGGCAGTTCGCTACAACCTTACCCCTACCCTCATGACTTTAGAGCAAGCCAGAGCTTTCTCCCAGGAAGCTATTAAAGCTGGCAGGAATTGGCCTGTTCACATTAAAGTGGACACTGGCCTGGGGCGATTCGGCCTTCTACCAGAAGAGGTGATGGATTTCGTAAAGGCAGTGGCTTCTTTACCAGGTTTAACTCTTGAAGGTTTCTACACCCATTTCTCTGTGGCGGACGAGTTAAACCAGGATTCCACTAATTACACGTTCCGGCAATTTGAGATCTTTATGGGGCTCTCGGAGAAGTTGGAAAGGGCTGGATTTCATTTCCCCCTCCGACATGTCTGCAACAGTGCAGCCACTATGCGCTTCCCCTCAATGCATCTGGAGGCTGTCAGGGTTGGAATCATCCTTTACGGGCTTCGTCCTTCAGAGGAAATTGAACCTCCTTTTCTCCTCAGCCCAGCCCTCTCCCTCAAGGCCCGAGTGGCAAGAGTGAGAGTTCTTCCCGCTAATTTTCCAGTAAGTTACGGGCGCACTTATGTAACCACCCGCCCCACCCCTGTTGCGCTGGTCCCTGTGGGCTACGGAGATGGCTATCATCGGCTTATCTCCAACAGGGGTTTTGTTTTGATAAAAGGTGTAAGGGTGCCAATAATAGGCAGGATTTGCATGGACCAGTTCGTAGTGGATGTAAGCGGAGTGGATGGAGTTCGCGAAGAGGACGAAGTGGTGCTGATCGGAGAACAAGGGGGAGAACGAATTAGCGCAGAAGAAGTTGCACGCTGGGCTGAAACCATCAATTACGAAGTTGTAGCCTCTCTAACCTCTCGCCTTCCAAGGGTTTACATCAGGCGAGGGGAAATTTTAGCTCACCATTCCGACTTTTAA
- a CDS encoding PAS domain-containing sensor histidine kinase, whose amino-acid sequence MVYPDVMVREEDAEILKKVIAGLNFIADLTKADAFVYYPVPVKDAVAILAHARPRSISPLYQEELKGRYVYRVERPLVFRALRRLGYWKSQGFLLAGDAPMVEETFSIIERKGRIAGVLSFESNLLEYERRRRRSQVFQIALHYLHHMARRGLLDKTQSFHPVTEQDGIIVVDDQGIIRYISGVAANLYRKRGIMRDLRDVSISRLPSADRQMFRIALEERDFYQEEEKLEDNMVWIKRVLPIYEPPSRLREFFIPFLGDPPMPLAGAMLIIYDATEERRKEQELKVKTAIIKEIHHRIKNNLQTVAALLRLQARRISHEEARAALSDSINRILSIAIIHEFLSEYDSGLINLRELCRKIMKQAKEGMLTPEKRISMELQGPEIFLPSEQATACALIINELLQNALEHGYKDRTFGHILVRIEDLENKVKITVHDDGRGLPEGFDPFQTESLGLRIVKTLAEEELHGSFSLEGADGSGVIATVIFPKKLKF is encoded by the coding sequence GTGGTCTACCCGGATGTTATGGTCAGAGAAGAGGATGCAGAAATTTTGAAGAAAGTGATAGCGGGGCTTAACTTCATTGCGGACTTAACCAAAGCTGATGCATTCGTCTATTACCCGGTGCCGGTTAAGGATGCTGTGGCTATTCTGGCTCATGCCAGACCCCGTTCCATTTCCCCACTTTACCAAGAAGAATTGAAAGGCCGCTATGTCTACAGAGTTGAAAGGCCTCTGGTCTTTCGGGCCTTAAGGCGCCTGGGCTATTGGAAAAGCCAGGGTTTTCTGCTGGCCGGTGATGCCCCTATGGTAGAGGAAACTTTTTCCATAATCGAGAGAAAGGGCCGTATAGCTGGAGTCTTAAGCTTTGAATCAAACCTCCTGGAGTATGAAAGGCGCCGTCGCCGCAGCCAGGTTTTCCAGATAGCTCTCCATTACCTTCACCATATGGCGCGCCGCGGACTTCTGGATAAAACCCAGTCCTTCCATCCTGTGACCGAACAGGATGGCATAATCGTGGTGGATGATCAGGGGATTATCCGTTACATAAGTGGGGTTGCTGCTAACCTTTACCGTAAACGTGGCATCATGCGGGACCTCAGGGATGTTTCTATCTCACGCCTTCCTTCTGCTGACCGCCAAATGTTTCGCATCGCTCTGGAGGAAAGGGATTTCTACCAGGAAGAAGAAAAGTTAGAGGATAACATGGTCTGGATAAAGCGAGTTTTGCCCATCTATGAGCCCCCATCTCGCCTCAGGGAATTTTTCATCCCCTTCCTGGGGGACCCGCCCATGCCTTTGGCTGGAGCTATGCTCATAATTTACGATGCCACAGAAGAACGCCGCAAGGAACAGGAACTCAAAGTTAAAACAGCTATTATTAAAGAGATTCACCACCGCATTAAGAACAACCTTCAGACGGTAGCGGCTCTTTTGCGCCTTCAGGCCCGTCGCATTTCCCACGAGGAGGCCAGGGCTGCTTTGAGCGATAGCATCAACCGAATTCTCAGCATAGCTATAATCCATGAGTTCCTTTCGGAATATGATTCCGGGTTAATAAACCTGCGAGAGCTCTGCCGAAAGATAATGAAGCAGGCGAAAGAGGGCATGTTAACTCCAGAAAAGCGCATTTCCATGGAGCTTCAAGGGCCTGAGATATTCCTCCCTTCAGAGCAAGCCACTGCCTGTGCCCTGATCATTAATGAACTACTGCAGAATGCTCTGGAGCATGGCTATAAGGACCGCACTTTTGGCCACATCCTGGTTAGGATTGAGGATCTGGAAAACAAGGTGAAAATTACAGTGCACGATGACGGAAGAGGCCTCCCCGAGGGGTTTGATCCTTTTCAAACGGAAAGTCTTGGGCTTAGGATCGTAAAAACCTTAGCAGAAGAAGAATTGCACGGGAGTTTCAGTCTGGAAGGAGCAGATGGAAGCGGAGTCATCGCTACAGTAATTTTCCCCAAGAAGCTCAAATTTTAG
- a CDS encoding prephenate dehydrogenase — protein sequence MAKANVTIVGLGFVGSSIGLALKKSGADISITGHDKEPGIAREALKIKAVDRTDWNLINACEKADIVILALPLQAIQDTMKVIGPYLKPGCLVTDTATLKRPVIKWAEELLPDHVNFVGGNPIISPQGEAGGVKAASAEVLKGALYCLTPSPEASGEAIELAVALVKAMGASPYFVDPAEHDGLLAGIEQLPLVAAAALMGTLCQSPPWKEMRRFGSSAFNQGTASLWEGSLLWARAFLENADNVIRWIDGYISQLEMLKQSLKDKDEETLNVYFSRAVDERARWLKDKTSGLWEEIPEPPRTPGVLETFLGVRFKKP from the coding sequence ATGGCAAAAGCTAACGTAACCATAGTAGGGTTAGGGTTTGTGGGAAGTTCCATAGGTCTTGCCCTCAAAAAATCAGGGGCTGATATCTCCATAACAGGCCACGATAAGGAACCAGGTATAGCTCGCGAAGCTCTCAAAATTAAAGCTGTAGACCGAACTGATTGGAACCTCATAAATGCATGTGAAAAGGCTGATATAGTTATTCTGGCGCTTCCCCTCCAGGCAATTCAGGACACCATGAAAGTCATAGGCCCTTACCTCAAACCAGGATGCCTTGTGACAGATACTGCTACTCTCAAGAGGCCGGTGATAAAGTGGGCTGAAGAACTGCTTCCCGACCATGTAAATTTTGTGGGGGGCAATCCTATCATAAGCCCTCAAGGGGAAGCAGGCGGGGTCAAGGCGGCCTCAGCGGAGGTTTTAAAAGGAGCCCTATACTGTCTCACCCCTTCTCCTGAGGCAAGTGGTGAAGCTATAGAACTGGCGGTGGCCCTTGTAAAAGCCATGGGTGCCAGCCCTTACTTTGTAGATCCGGCGGAGCATGATGGTCTCCTGGCTGGAATAGAACAATTGCCCCTCGTAGCCGCAGCCGCCCTGATGGGAACTCTGTGTCAATCACCCCCGTGGAAAGAGATGAGAAGATTTGGGAGCTCTGCTTTCAACCAGGGCACAGCCTCTCTCTGGGAAGGTTCCTTGCTGTGGGCCAGAGCTTTTCTGGAAAATGCTGACAATGTAATCCGTTGGATTGATGGATACATTTCTCAACTGGAAATGCTGAAACAAAGCCTCAAAGACAAGGATGAAGAAACCCTTAACGTTTACTTCAGCAGAGCAGTAGACGAAAGAGCCCGGTGGCTTAAAGACAAAACCTCAGGTCTGTGGGAAGAAATCCCGGAGCCTCCGAGGACGCCGGGAGTGCTGGAAACCTTTCTGGGAGTTCGTTTCAAAAAGCCATGA